From Microbacterium sp. LWH11-1.2, one genomic window encodes:
- a CDS encoding DNA topoisomerase IB, producing MARLNRVVPGQDPGFRRVRSGSGFRYVDAAGETAPEADRERVSDLVIPPAWTDVWIAADPLAHIQAVGIDEAGRKQYLYHPLWRVSRDRRKFIRALDLAAALPGARAQVTRALGDDGQTKAKALAIAFRLLDDAALRIGSERYLVRHGSRGLTTLRRRDVKLDGSAVALSFPAKSGRTASIEITDDSLAEALTEFAAGGPREFLLAYRKGRRRVRITPAEVNAYVREITGATFSAKDFRTLHGTITAADALARIGELDRRGDRARAERLAVQATATALGNTTAVARGSYIDPRVFRLYARGQTLDLTVTPETAIRRLLGGPEKSRKAGRREKRERRR from the coding sequence ATGGCGAGACTGAACCGCGTCGTTCCCGGGCAGGACCCCGGATTCCGTCGTGTGCGATCCGGGTCCGGGTTCCGCTACGTGGATGCGGCGGGTGAGACGGCTCCGGAGGCCGATCGGGAGCGGGTCAGCGACCTGGTGATCCCGCCGGCATGGACCGACGTCTGGATCGCCGCCGACCCCCTGGCTCACATCCAGGCCGTGGGCATCGACGAAGCCGGACGCAAGCAGTACCTGTATCACCCGCTCTGGCGGGTCTCGCGTGATCGACGCAAGTTCATCCGCGCGCTCGACCTCGCCGCCGCGCTTCCGGGTGCCAGGGCCCAGGTGACCCGCGCGCTCGGTGACGACGGGCAGACGAAGGCCAAGGCTCTCGCGATCGCCTTCCGCCTGCTCGACGACGCCGCGCTCCGCATCGGATCCGAGCGGTACCTCGTGCGTCACGGCAGCCGCGGGCTGACGACCCTGCGCAGACGCGACGTGAAGCTCGACGGCAGCGCTGTCGCCCTGTCCTTCCCCGCGAAGAGCGGCAGGACGGCGTCGATCGAGATCACGGACGACTCCCTCGCCGAGGCCCTCACCGAATTCGCCGCGGGTGGCCCACGGGAGTTCCTCCTCGCCTACCGCAAGGGGCGTCGGCGCGTGCGCATCACTCCGGCGGAGGTCAACGCGTACGTGCGCGAGATCACGGGTGCCACGTTCTCGGCGAAGGACTTCCGGACCCTGCACGGCACGATCACCGCCGCGGACGCGCTGGCGCGGATCGGCGAGCTCGACCGTCGCGGGGATCGGGCCAGGGCGGAGCGTCTCGCGGTCCAGGCGACTGCGACGGCACTCGGGAACACGACGGCCGTCGCGCGCGGCAGCTACATCGACCCCCGTGTCTTCCGGCTCTACGCCCGCGGACAGACGCTCGATCTGACCGTGACGCCGGAGACGGCCATCCGTCGTCTGCTCGGCGGGCCCGAGAAGAGCCGCAAGGCCGGACGGCGCGAGAAGAGAGAGCGTCGGCGCTGA
- a CDS encoding ABATE domain-containing protein, whose amino-acid sequence MHAFPCGTPALDFVGTLRARRNASPTEKLDSDAALTAWFEESGLVHDAPDVATGDLEAAIALREAVYDLVSARRRGDAIPGPAREIVNGFAEGMPIGVRLDGVVRRSGTVAQGLSSLARQAVEIVGGEDAALLRECARPECTQVYLDRSRGHRREWCAMKTCGNRVKAANFRARQRADAETSA is encoded by the coding sequence ATGCACGCCTTTCCCTGCGGGACGCCCGCCCTCGACTTCGTCGGAACGCTGCGCGCGCGCCGCAACGCGTCGCCCACGGAGAAGCTCGACTCGGATGCCGCGCTCACGGCATGGTTCGAGGAATCCGGGCTGGTCCACGATGCTCCGGACGTTGCGACCGGCGACCTCGAGGCGGCCATCGCCCTGCGTGAGGCCGTCTACGACCTCGTGAGCGCTCGACGGCGAGGTGATGCGATTCCCGGCCCGGCGAGAGAGATCGTGAACGGCTTCGCCGAGGGGATGCCGATCGGCGTGCGGCTCGACGGCGTCGTGCGGCGATCGGGAACCGTCGCCCAAGGGCTGTCGTCCCTGGCTCGCCAGGCCGTCGAGATCGTCGGAGGAGAGGATGCGGCGCTGCTGCGCGAGTGCGCTCGCCCCGAGTGCACTCAGGTGTATCTCGATCGGTCTCGCGGTCATCGGCGCGAGTGGTGCGCCATGAAGACCTGCGGCAACCGGGTGAAGGCGGCGAACTTCCGGGCTCGTCAGCGCGCGGACGCGGAAACATCGGCATGA
- a CDS encoding acyl-CoA dehydrogenase family protein → MTIADAVTTGLGDRWREAAPPRTSIEWLDRAQEVADILSVDAVERDRANAAPHLEVQLLKDSGLVTLLGPVAHGGAGESWETAYKVIRTVARGDGSIGQVLGYHYLWAWAARLVATDEQIAAVEELYTVNRFVFGGAVNPRDSDLVIREEGDDLVFSGTKSFSTGGRVSDLTVLEGILEGTDTHIFAIVPTAQEGIVFAGDWDNLGQRLTESGSVEIRDVRVPWASAAGFVDKVFQPLTYNTLNVPAIQLVFANFYLGIAQGALETASAYTRTTTRAWPYGGDDKQRATDEWYLLEGYGTLASKLWADEALLDAVGAEISAVLHAPREELTARRRGEIAVRIAAGKLRIVDDGLEVATKVFELTGARASANSVGLDIFWRNLRTHSLHDPIAYKKREVGDYVLRGEVPEPTWYT, encoded by the coding sequence ATGACCATCGCAGACGCAGTGACCACAGGCCTCGGAGACCGCTGGCGCGAGGCCGCACCCCCGCGGACGAGCATCGAGTGGCTCGATCGCGCTCAGGAGGTCGCCGACATCCTGTCGGTCGACGCCGTCGAACGCGATCGCGCCAACGCCGCCCCGCACCTGGAGGTGCAGCTGCTCAAGGACTCCGGACTCGTCACGCTGCTCGGCCCGGTCGCGCACGGCGGTGCCGGCGAGAGCTGGGAGACGGCCTACAAGGTCATCCGGACCGTCGCACGCGGCGACGGATCGATCGGACAGGTGCTCGGGTACCACTACCTCTGGGCGTGGGCGGCCCGGCTGGTCGCGACGGACGAGCAGATCGCCGCCGTCGAGGAGCTCTACACCGTGAACCGCTTCGTCTTCGGCGGTGCGGTCAATCCTCGCGATTCCGACCTGGTGATCCGCGAAGAGGGCGACGACCTCGTCTTCTCCGGGACCAAGTCGTTCTCCACCGGCGGCCGGGTCTCGGATCTCACGGTCCTCGAAGGAATCCTCGAGGGCACGGACACCCACATCTTCGCCATCGTGCCGACCGCGCAGGAGGGCATCGTCTTCGCCGGCGACTGGGACAACCTGGGTCAGCGGCTCACGGAGTCCGGATCGGTCGAGATCCGCGACGTGCGGGTGCCCTGGGCCTCCGCCGCCGGGTTCGTGGACAAGGTCTTCCAGCCGCTCACGTACAACACGCTGAACGTGCCCGCGATCCAGCTCGTGTTCGCGAACTTCTACCTCGGCATCGCGCAGGGCGCGCTCGAGACGGCCTCGGCCTACACCCGTACGACCACCCGGGCATGGCCGTACGGCGGTGACGACAAGCAGCGCGCCACCGACGAGTGGTATCTGCTCGAGGGCTACGGGACGCTGGCATCCAAGCTCTGGGCGGACGAGGCCCTGCTGGATGCCGTGGGCGCGGAGATCAGCGCGGTCCTGCATGCCCCGCGCGAGGAGCTCACGGCGCGCCGGCGCGGCGAGATCGCGGTGCGGATCGCGGCGGGCAAGCTGCGGATCGTCGATGACGGTCTCGAGGTCGCCACGAAGGTCTTCGAGCTCACCGGTGCCCGCGCGTCGGCGAACTCCGTCGGGCTCGACATCTTCTGGCGGAACCTCCGCACGCACAGCCTGCACGACCCGATCGCCTACAAGAAGCGCGAGGTGGGCGACTACGTGCTGCGCGGCGAGGTGCCGGAGCCGACCTGGTACACGTGA
- a CDS encoding GNAT family N-acetyltransferase, which yields MTGPVRRLLPEPTPRLRFREMTAGDLDAMAELLGDPEVMAYYPAPKTRSASADWIARMRDRYESHGHALWIIETHDGVFVGDCGITWQSVNEAPVLEVGYHVHRSLQRQGLATEAARACVNLVAREFAPTLLTAIIHPDNTASRRVAENLGMTHIDDDHAHPWIVRTVMGMQVSPR from the coding sequence GTGACAGGCCCCGTTCGTCGGCTCCTGCCGGAGCCGACACCTCGTCTGCGCTTCCGCGAGATGACCGCCGGAGACCTCGATGCGATGGCCGAACTGCTGGGCGACCCCGAGGTGATGGCGTACTACCCGGCGCCGAAGACCCGGTCGGCGAGCGCCGACTGGATCGCACGCATGCGGGACAGATACGAGAGCCACGGCCACGCCCTCTGGATCATCGAGACGCACGACGGCGTGTTCGTGGGCGACTGCGGCATCACGTGGCAGTCGGTCAACGAAGCTCCGGTGCTGGAGGTCGGCTACCACGTGCACCGATCCCTGCAGCGGCAGGGGCTGGCGACCGAGGCGGCGCGCGCATGCGTGAATCTGGTCGCACGGGAGTTCGCGCCGACGCTGCTGACCGCGATCATCCATCCGGACAACACCGCGTCGCGCCGTGTCGCGGAGAATCTGGGCATGACCCACATCGACGATGACCACGCGCATCCGTGGATCGTTCGCACCGTGATGGGGATGCAGGTCTCTCCGCGTTAG
- the gltX gene encoding glutamate--tRNA ligase gives MATPHPLTTTARGADVRVRFCPSPTGLPHVGLVRTALFNWAYARHNGGKMVFRIEDTDAARDSEESYRQLLDALTWLKIDWDEGVEVGGPHAPYRQSERHDIYGGVIDKLLDSGALYESFSNAEEIDARNEANGRAKQLGYDNFDRDLTDAQKEAFRAEGRQPALRLRVPDEDLTYVDLIRGEVTFPAGSFPDFVVVRPNGIPLYTFVNPVDDALMGITHVLRGEDLMPSTARQLSLYAALIEAGVTTFVPRFAHMPLVLGETGNKKLSKRDPQADLFLHRDRGFIPEGLLNYLALLGWSIGHDRDVFSLEEFTAAFDVENVNPNPARFDQKKAESINGDHIRTLAEKDFAERTIPYLAAAGLFDEPTREQLVTAFRVAPLVQERVQLLGEVPGMVGFLFTDDVSYDADALKGLPANAAEVLEACVAALEPVSEFTPEKIQDALAHALVETLELKPRVAYGPPRVAITGRRVSPPLFESMELLGKDESLRRLRGLAEFLAS, from the coding sequence ATGGCTACCCCTCACCCCCTCACCACGACTGCACGTGGTGCCGACGTCCGCGTCCGCTTCTGCCCTTCGCCGACCGGCCTGCCGCATGTCGGCCTCGTGCGCACCGCCCTCTTCAACTGGGCGTACGCGCGTCATAACGGCGGCAAGATGGTGTTCCGCATCGAGGACACCGATGCTGCGCGTGACAGCGAGGAGAGCTACCGCCAGCTGCTCGACGCGCTCACCTGGCTCAAGATCGACTGGGACGAGGGTGTCGAGGTCGGCGGACCGCACGCGCCCTACCGGCAGTCCGAGCGCCACGACATCTACGGCGGGGTCATCGACAAGCTCCTCGATTCGGGCGCCCTCTACGAGAGCTTCTCGAACGCGGAGGAGATCGACGCCCGCAACGAGGCGAACGGCCGGGCGAAGCAGCTCGGCTACGACAACTTCGATCGCGACCTCACCGACGCGCAGAAGGAGGCGTTCCGCGCCGAGGGCCGCCAGCCCGCTCTGCGCCTCCGCGTTCCCGACGAGGACCTGACCTACGTCGACCTCATCCGCGGCGAGGTCACCTTCCCGGCGGGGTCCTTCCCCGACTTCGTCGTCGTGCGGCCGAACGGCATCCCGCTCTACACGTTCGTGAACCCGGTGGACGACGCGCTGATGGGGATCACGCACGTCCTGCGCGGCGAGGACCTCATGCCGTCGACCGCACGCCAGCTGTCGCTCTACGCGGCGCTCATCGAGGCGGGCGTCACGACCTTCGTGCCGCGCTTCGCGCACATGCCTCTCGTGCTGGGGGAGACCGGCAACAAGAAGCTCTCGAAGCGCGACCCGCAGGCCGACCTGTTCCTGCACCGCGATCGCGGCTTCATCCCGGAGGGCCTGCTCAACTACCTGGCCCTGCTCGGCTGGTCGATCGGGCACGATCGCGACGTCTTCTCCCTGGAGGAGTTCACCGCCGCCTTCGACGTCGAGAACGTCAACCCGAACCCGGCACGCTTCGATCAGAAGAAGGCCGAGTCCATCAACGGCGACCACATCCGCACGCTGGCGGAGAAGGATTTCGCCGAGCGCACGATCCCGTATCTGGCGGCCGCCGGCCTCTTCGACGAGCCGACCCGCGAGCAGCTCGTCACGGCCTTCCGTGTCGCGCCGCTGGTGCAGGAGCGCGTGCAGCTGCTCGGCGAGGTGCCCGGCATGGTCGGCTTCCTGTTCACGGATGACGTCTCGTACGACGCCGATGCGCTCAAGGGCCTGCCGGCGAACGCCGCCGAGGTGCTCGAGGCGTGTGTCGCGGCGCTCGAGCCGGTGAGCGAGTTCACCCCGGAGAAGATCCAGGATGCCCTCGCCCACGCGCTGGTCGAGACGCTGGAGCTCAAGCCGCGTGTCGCCTACGGTCCGCCGCGTGTCGCGATCACCGGTCGTCGGGTCTCGCCGCCGCTCTTCGAGTCGATGGAGCTGCTCGGGAAGGACGAATCACTGCGCCGTCTGCGGGGTCTCGCCGAGTTCCTCGCGAGCTGA
- a CDS encoding SDR family oxidoreductase codes for MSPQRILFIGGTGIISSASVSHALDLGHDVTVLNRGTTGIRPLPEGARSIVADIRDPEATRAALDAAGEDFDVVADFLSFTPDQVQSGVDLFEGRVGQYVFISSASAYQTPPSRLPVTESTPLRNPHWQYSRDKIACEDRLVSAYRERGFPATIVRPSHTYDATSVPTLGGWTDIARMRAGKPVVVHGDGSSLWTITHTRDFAVGFVGLLGHPAAVGDAFHITGDHAPTWDQIYRWLGAAAGVDPELVHVASDTIAAVHPAWGDGLLGDKAHSMVFDNSKVKGLVPEFRTTVTFDKGAHEILAWYDANPDRQIVDAAADAAFERVLALPRS; via the coding sequence ATGAGCCCACAACGGATCCTGTTCATCGGCGGCACGGGGATCATCAGCTCCGCCAGCGTGTCGCACGCCCTCGACCTCGGCCACGACGTCACGGTGCTCAACCGCGGGACCACCGGCATCCGTCCGCTGCCCGAGGGTGCCCGGTCGATCGTCGCCGACATCAGGGATCCGGAGGCGACCCGGGCGGCGCTGGACGCTGCCGGGGAGGACTTCGACGTCGTGGCGGACTTCCTGTCCTTCACGCCGGATCAGGTGCAGTCTGGCGTCGATCTCTTTGAGGGCCGGGTCGGGCAGTATGTGTTCATCAGCTCGGCGTCGGCGTACCAGACGCCGCCGTCACGTCTTCCGGTCACCGAGTCCACGCCGCTGCGCAATCCGCACTGGCAGTACTCGCGAGACAAGATCGCCTGCGAGGACCGGCTCGTCTCGGCCTACCGGGAACGCGGCTTCCCCGCGACGATCGTGCGGCCGTCGCACACCTACGACGCGACCTCGGTGCCGACGCTCGGCGGATGGACCGACATCGCCCGGATGCGCGCGGGCAAGCCGGTCGTGGTGCACGGCGACGGGTCCAGTCTGTGGACCATCACGCACACTCGGGATTTCGCGGTGGGGTTCGTGGGTCTCCTCGGCCATCCTGCCGCCGTGGGCGACGCGTTCCACATCACGGGTGATCACGCGCCGACGTGGGATCAGATCTATCGATGGCTCGGAGCGGCGGCCGGCGTCGATCCCGAGCTCGTGCACGTCGCGTCCGACACGATCGCGGCGGTGCACCCCGCGTGGGGTGATGGCCTGCTGGGCGACAAGGCGCACTCGATGGTCTTCGACAACAGCAAGGTGAAGGGCCTCGTGCCCGAGTTCCGCACCACGGTCACCTTCGATAAGGGAGCGCACGAGATCCTGGCGTGGTACGACGCGAACCCGGATCGTCAGATCGTCGATGCCGCGGCCGACGCGGCGTTCGAGCGCGTTCTCGCTCTGCCGCGGAGCTGA
- a CDS encoding MFS transporter → MRSFWNALPTEGRWLLSTVAIQTLGRGMTLPFTIIYLHEVRGFDLGISGALMSLIAITGLIVTGPGGTLIDRFGARRVLIVGLLSMIAGCALLAFATHPAVAAVAVILIGVNFGVSWPGFNALIATVVDGEVRQQYFGVNFALVNLGIGVGGVIGGFFVDVHDPTTFTTIFLVDAASSLIPLALLLGPLRHVRTQHEAEADAPPVGGYREILRRPAVLWLTLLTFLAVFIGYGQMEAGFPAFARQVSEVSTQVVGLSFAVNTAVIVLLQFAVLRLISGRRRTRVMQVMALIWALSWVILGATGVLPGSVTAAIGVIAFMGVFAFGETMLQPTVPAIYNDLASDRTRGRYNAINSAAFQGGAITGPLVAGVMLGGGWDGWFIGVMIAGSLAVGVLALVLERVVLPEANGVSSVGADGGADAGAAGLSGIHRTDDDGGGRSP, encoded by the coding sequence ATGAGAAGCTTCTGGAACGCGCTGCCCACCGAAGGGCGCTGGCTGCTGTCGACCGTGGCGATCCAGACTCTCGGTCGAGGGATGACGCTCCCGTTCACGATCATCTATCTCCACGAGGTCCGCGGATTCGATCTCGGCATCTCGGGCGCGCTGATGAGCCTCATCGCGATCACCGGATTGATCGTCACGGGCCCCGGCGGGACGCTGATCGACCGTTTCGGCGCGCGGCGCGTGCTGATCGTCGGACTCCTGTCGATGATCGCGGGCTGCGCGCTGCTCGCGTTCGCCACGCATCCGGCGGTCGCCGCGGTCGCCGTCATCCTCATCGGCGTCAACTTCGGCGTCTCATGGCCGGGGTTCAACGCGCTCATCGCCACGGTCGTCGACGGCGAGGTGCGTCAGCAGTACTTCGGCGTCAACTTCGCTCTGGTGAATCTCGGCATCGGCGTCGGCGGTGTGATCGGCGGGTTCTTCGTCGACGTGCACGACCCCACGACGTTCACGACGATCTTCCTGGTCGATGCGGCGAGCAGTCTCATCCCGCTGGCGCTGCTGCTCGGACCGCTCCGCCACGTGCGCACTCAGCACGAGGCCGAGGCCGACGCACCCCCGGTCGGCGGGTACCGCGAGATCCTCCGTCGGCCGGCCGTCCTGTGGCTCACCCTGCTGACGTTCCTGGCCGTGTTCATCGGATACGGGCAGATGGAGGCGGGGTTCCCGGCATTCGCGCGGCAGGTCTCCGAGGTGTCGACGCAGGTGGTCGGCCTCTCCTTCGCCGTGAACACGGCGGTGATCGTTCTGCTGCAGTTCGCGGTGCTCCGGCTCATCTCCGGCCGACGACGCACCAGGGTCATGCAGGTGATGGCGCTCATCTGGGCGCTGTCGTGGGTGATTCTCGGAGCGACGGGAGTCCTTCCCGGCTCGGTGACGGCAGCGATCGGTGTGATCGCCTTCATGGGCGTCTTCGCATTCGGGGAGACGATGCTGCAGCCCACGGTCCCCGCGATCTACAACGATCTCGCCTCCGACCGCACGAGAGGGCGCTACAACGCGATCAACTCCGCGGCCTTCCAGGGCGGCGCCATCACGGGACCGCTCGTGGCCGGTGTGATGCTCGGCGGGGGATGGGACGGCTGGTTCATCGGCGTGATGATCGCGGGGAGCCTCGCCGTCGGCGTGCTGGCCCTGGTGCTCGAACGGGTCGTCCTGCCCGAGGCGAACGGAGTGTCGTCGGTCGGTGCCGATGGCGGAGCGGATGCCGGGGCTGCGGGCCTTTCCGGCATCCATCGAACGGACGACGACGGCGGGGGTCGAAGCCCTTAG
- a CDS encoding VOC family protein gives MELTLEIVVLPVSDVDRSKAFYTRLGFRLDADFTTDRGLRVVQVTPPGKGTASIIFGENLTDAAPGSVRGLHLVTPDLEAARAELVAGGAVVSEIWHDADGIFHWAGDRNRLPGANTQHDSYSSYVSFDDPDGNEWIIQQIVDRLPGR, from the coding sequence ATGGAACTCACACTCGAGATCGTCGTCCTCCCCGTCTCCGACGTCGATCGCAGCAAGGCCTTCTACACGCGTCTCGGCTTCCGCCTCGACGCGGACTTCACCACCGATCGCGGTCTGCGCGTCGTCCAGGTGACGCCTCCGGGAAAGGGAACGGCGTCGATCATCTTCGGCGAGAATCTGACGGATGCCGCTCCTGGCTCGGTGCGCGGACTGCACCTCGTCACCCCCGACCTCGAAGCGGCCCGTGCCGAACTCGTCGCCGGCGGCGCAGTCGTCTCGGAGATATGGCACGACGCCGACGGGATCTTCCACTGGGCGGGCGATCGGAACCGTCTTCCGGGCGCGAACACCCAGCACGACAGCTACTCGTCGTACGTCTCGTTCGACGATCCCGACGGGAACGAGTGGATCATCCAGCAGATCGTCGATCGCCTCCCCGGGCGTTGA
- the pepN gene encoding aminopeptidase N produces the protein MDTANLSRQETAARSAAVTLRSIRVELDLTGAPERARTGFPTTTTLEFDATVDATWLDFIGEEVRRVVVNGEERPVEYDGARIVLSGLTTANVVRVEAVGAYSRSGEGLHRFHDPVDDATYLYTQYEPADSRRVMACFEQPDMKAAYTFVVDAPSGWEVLSNQAPERTDPGLGVQRVQFAPTLPISSYITVVAAGPYARVDGAWERDDQRIALGVFVRRSLAKHLESDEILEITRQGLDFFTDAFAYPYPWGKYDQIFVPEYNLGAMENPGLVTFTEGYISRGAATDAQRAARANTILHEMAHMWFGDLVTMKWWDDLWLKESFADYMGSHASAVATRFHDAWVKFAANRKAWAYQQDQLPTTHPIVADITDLEAAKLNFDGITYAKGAAVLKQLVAFVGDDAFFEGARRYFAANAFGNTTLDDFLVELSAVSGRDMSDWSRAWLQTSGVSALWIETDAEGRRTLRQTDPRPHRVRIGLYDRVDGRVVRREQRELDIVGEQTEIELGEADLVLVNDDDLTYAKARLDERSLRTVEESLSAVDDPLARALVWSSLWNATRDGVLDARRYLSIVRTHAPGEGNIGLLSGVLANAAVAVRQFVPDAHRADEQRAWTEAAWSALQVAEPGGDAQLSWARALASASAFDDVRHVELRAMLDGRVPDGLTVDPDLRWQLLTALVTTGHAGADDIAAELARDDTGSGRTAERRALSSRPDAEVRRQAWNTAWTDHSLSNDHLDAEIAGFRAGGRRDLIAAFDAEYFARIREAWDARSIELARRLVVGLFPAGDSLDRVDAWLAEHAEAPAALRRLVIEQRDHLERSLRVRAITRS, from the coding sequence ATGGACACCGCCAACCTCAGCCGACAGGAGACCGCGGCGCGATCCGCGGCGGTCACTCTGCGCAGCATCCGCGTCGAGCTCGACCTGACCGGAGCGCCGGAGCGCGCACGCACCGGCTTCCCGACGACGACGACTCTCGAGTTCGACGCGACGGTCGACGCGACCTGGCTCGACTTCATCGGAGAAGAGGTGCGTCGCGTCGTCGTGAACGGTGAGGAGCGCCCTGTCGAGTACGACGGCGCCCGCATCGTGCTGTCGGGGCTGACGACTGCCAACGTGGTCCGCGTCGAGGCCGTCGGGGCTTACAGCCGATCGGGGGAGGGACTGCACCGGTTCCATGATCCCGTCGACGATGCGACGTACCTCTACACGCAGTACGAGCCCGCGGACTCCCGCCGGGTGATGGCCTGCTTCGAGCAGCCCGACATGAAGGCCGCCTACACGTTCGTCGTGGATGCGCCTTCCGGCTGGGAAGTCCTCTCCAACCAGGCCCCGGAGCGCACCGATCCCGGCCTCGGCGTGCAGCGCGTGCAGTTCGCCCCGACGCTGCCGATCTCGAGCTACATCACGGTCGTCGCCGCCGGTCCCTACGCGCGGGTCGACGGAGCCTGGGAGCGCGACGACCAGCGCATCGCGCTCGGCGTGTTCGTGCGCCGTTCCCTCGCGAAGCACCTGGAGTCCGACGAGATCCTCGAGATCACCCGACAGGGCCTCGACTTCTTCACGGATGCCTTCGCCTACCCGTACCCGTGGGGGAAGTACGATCAGATCTTCGTGCCCGAGTACAACCTCGGCGCCATGGAGAACCCGGGTCTCGTGACGTTCACCGAGGGGTACATCTCCCGCGGAGCGGCCACCGACGCCCAGCGCGCCGCCCGCGCGAACACGATCCTGCACGAGATGGCGCACATGTGGTTCGGGGACCTCGTCACGATGAAGTGGTGGGACGACCTCTGGCTGAAGGAGTCGTTCGCCGACTACATGGGGTCGCACGCCTCAGCGGTCGCGACGCGATTCCACGACGCATGGGTGAAGTTCGCCGCGAACCGCAAGGCCTGGGCGTATCAGCAGGACCAGTTGCCGACCACCCACCCGATCGTCGCCGACATCACCGACCTCGAGGCCGCGAAGCTGAACTTCGACGGCATCACGTACGCCAAGGGCGCCGCCGTGCTCAAGCAGCTCGTCGCGTTCGTGGGCGACGATGCCTTCTTCGAGGGAGCGCGCCGGTACTTCGCCGCGAACGCCTTCGGCAACACGACCCTGGACGACTTCCTCGTCGAGCTGAGCGCCGTGTCGGGCCGCGACATGAGCGACTGGTCGCGCGCATGGCTGCAGACATCCGGGGTGTCGGCCCTGTGGATCGAGACGGATGCCGAGGGCCGCCGCACGCTGCGGCAGACCGATCCGCGCCCGCACCGCGTGCGCATCGGTCTCTACGACCGCGTCGACGGGCGCGTGGTGCGTCGCGAGCAGCGCGAACTCGACATCGTCGGCGAGCAGACCGAGATCGAGCTCGGCGAGGCCGATCTCGTGCTGGTCAACGACGACGACCTCACGTATGCGAAGGCCCGGCTCGACGAGCGTTCGCTCCGCACCGTCGAGGAGTCGCTGTCCGCGGTCGATGATCCGCTGGCGCGGGCCCTCGTGTGGTCGTCGCTGTGGAACGCGACCCGCGACGGCGTGCTCGATGCGCGTCGCTACCTCTCGATCGTGCGGACGCACGCCCCGGGGGAGGGGAACATCGGGCTGCTCTCCGGTGTGCTCGCCAACGCCGCCGTGGCGGTCCGCCAGTTCGTCCCCGACGCGCACCGCGCCGACGAGCAGCGCGCCTGGACAGAAGCGGCGTGGAGCGCTCTGCAGGTCGCGGAGCCTGGCGGCGACGCGCAGCTGTCGTGGGCGAGGGCTCTCGCCTCGGCATCCGCTTTCGACGACGTGCGGCACGTCGAGCTGCGGGCGATGCTCGACGGCCGGGTTCCGGACGGTCTCACCGTCGACCCCGATCTGCGCTGGCAGCTGCTCACGGCTCTCGTGACGACGGGCCATGCGGGCGCCGACGACATCGCCGCCGAGCTCGCGCGCGACGACACCGGCAGCGGGCGCACCGCCGAGCGGCGCGCCCTGTCGTCGCGCCCGGATGCGGAGGTGCGTCGGCAGGCCTGGAACACGGCGTGGACCGATCACTCGCTGAGCAACGACCATCTGGATGCCGAGATCGCCGGCTTCCGGGCGGGAGGGCGTCGCGATCTGATCGCGGCGTTCGACGCGGAGTACTTCGCCCGGATCCGCGAGGCGTGGGACGCGCGCAGCATCGAGCTGGCGAGACGCCTCGTGGTCGGGCTCTTCCCCGCGGGCGACTCCCTGGACCGGGTAGACGCATGGCTCGCTGAGCACGCGGAGGCGCCCGCGGCCCTCCGGCGCCTCGTCATCGAGCAGCGCGACCATCTGGAGCGCTCGCTCCGGGTGCGGGCGATCACGCGGAGCTAA
- a CDS encoding MBL fold metallo-hydrolase, whose translation MRVTKFEHATLRLDVDQDTLLIDPGSFTTPLVDLGGLVGVVITHEHPDHWTPDHLDRILRDAPGTPIYAPSGVARAAEGYEITVVAPGDTIEVGAFTLRFFGGTHEVIHSSLPVVENVGVLVNDELYYPGDSYAVPEGVEVDTLAAPLGAPWLKIGEAMDYVLAVKPKRSFGTHDMTLSVIGKNMHRQRLQWATEQGGGAFTVLEPGDSLDL comes from the coding sequence ATGCGCGTCACGAAGTTCGAACATGCCACCCTCCGTCTCGATGTGGACCAGGACACCCTGCTCATCGATCCGGGATCCTTCACGACCCCGCTGGTCGACCTCGGCGGCCTCGTCGGCGTCGTGATCACGCACGAGCACCCGGATCACTGGACTCCGGACCACCTGGATCGCATCCTGCGTGATGCCCCCGGGACCCCGATCTACGCACCGTCCGGCGTCGCGCGCGCTGCCGAGGGATACGAGATCACCGTCGTCGCTCCCGGCGACACCATAGAGGTCGGCGCGTTCACCCTGCGGTTCTTCGGCGGCACGCACGAGGTCATCCACTCCTCGCTCCCGGTCGTCGAGAACGTCGGCGTGCTCGTCAACGACGAGCTCTACTACCCGGGCGACTCCTACGCGGTGCCGGAGGGCGTCGAGGTCGACACGCTCGCAGCTCCGCTGGGCGCGCCGTGGCTCAAGATCGGCGAGGCCATGGACTACGTGCTCGCGGTGAAGCCGAAGCGCTCGTTCGGCACCCACGACATGACCCTCTCCGTCATCGGCAAGAACATGCACCGCCAGCGCCTGCAGTGGGCGACGGAACAGGGCGGCGGCGCCTTCACGGTGCTCGAACCCGGCGACTCGCTCGACCTGTGA